The Methanothrix soehngenii GP6 genome has a window encoding:
- a CDS encoding (Fe-S)-binding protein yields the protein MTGSPAEVKLVSNAMANATRRKIMAMLVEKERTKEEIEQAVGGTMLDYHLQMLKQAGLADTRGDRVLITDFGKNFMETKSDKPAETKKDLAGTRPLQVVELRQLLPCIADSSKFRIIARFEPPLEGALKLLEPLFPRARYSDRIGALIIQRGNILITIYSTGSVTMTMIKSEAEAREVLEDLKKTINEAIAKGVTPVPREKVKVDHAEIYQYLPRTDCQICGEQSCYAFAIKLVGRETEIDKCTPLLEPRYATNLEHIRTLLEYL from the coding sequence ATGACTGGATCGCCTGCTGAGGTAAAGCTCGTGAGCAATGCCATGGCCAATGCTACGAGAAGGAAGATCATGGCCATGCTGGTGGAAAAGGAGAGGACAAAAGAAGAGATTGAGCAAGCAGTGGGAGGTACCATGCTCGACTACCACCTGCAAATGCTCAAGCAAGCCGGCCTGGCTGACACGAGAGGTGACAGGGTCCTCATCACGGATTTCGGAAAGAACTTCATGGAGACCAAATCCGACAAGCCGGCAGAAACGAAAAAAGACCTGGCTGGCACCAGACCCCTGCAGGTCGTCGAGCTTCGCCAGCTCCTGCCCTGCATCGCCGACAGCAGCAAGTTCAGGATAATCGCCCGCTTCGAGCCACCGCTGGAAGGAGCGCTAAAACTGTTGGAGCCCCTCTTCCCCCGGGCCAGGTACTCCGATCGGATCGGCGCTCTGATTATTCAGAGGGGCAACATTCTGATCACCATCTATTCCACCGGCAGCGTGACCATGACCATGATCAAGAGCGAGGCAGAGGCCAGGGAGGTTTTGGAGGACCTGAAAAAGACCATCAATGAGGCTATTGCTAAGGGAGTCACTCCAGTTCCGCGGGAGAAGGTCAAAGTGGACCATGCTGAGATCTACCAGTACCTTCCCCGCACCGACTGCCAGATCTGCGGCGAGCAGAGCTGCTATGCCTTTGCCATCAAGCTGGTGGGCAGGGAGACCGAGATTGATAAATGCACGCCGCTCCTCGAGCCCAGGTATGCCACCAATCTCGAGCACATCAGGACTCTGCTGGAGTACCTTTGA